A stretch of Lactiplantibacillus brownii DNA encodes these proteins:
- the metE gene encoding 5-methyltetrahydropteroyltriglutamate--homocysteine S-methyltransferase: MTVISSNLGYPRLGEHREWKHLLEHYWQHKLSDADFHTTAKQLRLANLKKEQALGIDYLPVADNSDYDHVLDTLAAFGAIPKRFGHFDQALTLSDYYAIARGTETAVAAEMTKWFNINYHYIVPEFDDVQFKLLDNRWLRYYQEAKTALGIDGKPVILGPVSFLKLGKRHGDYLDAAGVAELLPQLLPLYQQVFAELAAAGATWIQLDEPTLVKTTNPAELAPYRKALTTLHAAVPTLKIVLQTYFDSLDLYDEIVKLPVQAIGLDLVHDHGENLAHLRTSGFPADKVLAAGLIDGHNVWASDLAKKAQLVQELQTIAAPDHLWLQPANSLLHVPITTKNETQADPVLLGGLAFADQKLQELAVLTRAANHGIAAVQSAFDLNQAKLQALNNSTHRNNQSVRAAEAQLPRQTFERQAPFATRIKLQHARLNLPLLPTTTIGSFPQSHTVRAKRAAWRKGALSDADYQTFLHAETKRWIALQNKLGLDVLVHGEFERTDMVEYFGQKLTGFYATQNGWVQSYGSRGVRPPVIFGDVAYTKPITVAESVYAQSLTTKPVKGMLTAPLTIINWSFVRDDIPKAQVQNQIALALRQEVQNLEKAGIKIIQVDEPALREGLPLKQRHWQAYLAEAVYSFKITTTGVKNETQIHTHMCYSNFADIIDTIKALDADVISIETSRSHGELIAAFEQTGYDQEIGLGVYDIHSPRVPSVAEIEANIQRALRVIKPRQFWINPDCGLKTRQEPETLAALKNMVAARNAIQAQLNTPTH; this comes from the coding sequence ATGACAGTTATTAGTAGCAATCTGGGGTATCCACGCTTAGGTGAACATCGTGAATGGAAGCATCTTTTGGAACATTATTGGCAACACAAATTAAGTGACGCTGATTTTCACACCACTGCCAAACAGTTACGGCTAGCTAACTTAAAAAAAGAACAGGCTTTGGGCATCGACTATCTGCCCGTTGCCGATAATTCCGACTATGATCATGTTTTGGACACGTTGGCCGCTTTTGGTGCCATTCCTAAACGTTTCGGGCATTTTGATCAAGCATTGACCTTATCCGACTATTACGCCATCGCCCGCGGCACTGAAACAGCGGTCGCTGCCGAAATGACCAAATGGTTCAATATTAACTATCATTACATTGTGCCTGAATTCGATGACGTCCAGTTTAAATTATTGGATAATCGTTGGCTACGTTACTATCAAGAAGCCAAGACAGCCTTAGGTATCGATGGCAAACCTGTCATTTTAGGTCCGGTTTCCTTTTTGAAACTTGGCAAGCGGCACGGTGACTATTTGGATGCTGCTGGAGTGGCCGAACTGTTACCACAACTCCTACCACTCTATCAACAAGTTTTCGCCGAACTGGCTGCTGCTGGGGCGACCTGGATTCAACTAGACGAACCTACACTCGTTAAGACCACTAACCCCGCGGAATTAGCGCCCTATCGAAAAGCGTTAACCACTTTACACGCCGCCGTACCAACCTTAAAAATCGTCTTACAAACTTATTTTGATAGTTTGGATTTATACGATGAAATCGTCAAATTACCCGTCCAGGCGATTGGCTTAGATCTCGTGCATGATCACGGTGAAAACTTGGCACATCTACGAACCAGTGGTTTTCCAGCCGATAAAGTTCTCGCCGCCGGATTGATTGACGGCCATAATGTCTGGGCCAGTGATCTGGCTAAAAAAGCCCAATTAGTCCAAGAATTACAAACGATTGCGGCCCCTGACCACCTGTGGTTACAACCTGCGAATTCCCTATTACACGTGCCTATTACCACCAAAAATGAAACCCAAGCTGATCCAGTCTTACTAGGTGGCTTAGCCTTCGCCGACCAAAAATTACAAGAATTGGCGGTACTGACGCGGGCCGCTAATCACGGCATTGCAGCGGTTCAATCGGCATTTGACCTTAATCAAGCCAAGCTACAGGCACTCAATAACTCGACGCATCGCAATAATCAAAGTGTGCGGGCCGCTGAAGCCCAATTGCCACGACAAACCTTTGAGCGTCAAGCCCCCTTTGCGACGCGGATCAAATTGCAACACGCCCGTCTCAACTTGCCGCTATTACCGACAACGACCATTGGAAGTTTTCCGCAAAGCCATACCGTTCGCGCCAAACGTGCAGCTTGGCGAAAAGGCGCATTAAGCGATGCGGACTATCAAACTTTCTTACACGCTGAAACCAAGCGTTGGATTGCGCTTCAAAATAAACTCGGTTTAGACGTCTTAGTCCACGGCGAGTTTGAACGGACCGATATGGTTGAATACTTTGGGCAAAAATTGACTGGCTTTTACGCGACGCAAAATGGCTGGGTCCAATCTTATGGTTCGCGTGGCGTACGCCCACCCGTGATCTTCGGCGACGTTGCCTACACCAAACCTATTACAGTTGCTGAATCAGTTTATGCGCAAAGTTTGACCACGAAACCGGTTAAGGGCATGCTGACAGCGCCCTTGACGATCATCAACTGGAGCTTCGTGCGCGACGACATCCCCAAAGCCCAGGTTCAAAACCAAATCGCGTTAGCCTTACGACAAGAAGTCCAAAATTTGGAAAAGGCTGGTATCAAAATTATTCAAGTGGACGAACCAGCCTTGCGTGAAGGCCTACCGCTGAAACAACGCCACTGGCAAGCCTACCTAGCTGAAGCGGTCTATTCATTTAAAATTACGACGACCGGCGTCAAAAATGAAACTCAGATTCATACGCATATGTGCTACTCGAACTTTGCCGACATCATCGATACCATTAAAGCGCTCGATGCGGACGTGATCTCGATTGAAACATCGCGGAGTCATGGCGAACTCATCGCCGCGTTTGAACAGACCGGTTACGACCAAGAAATTGGGCTGGGCGTTTATGATATCCATAGTCCACGCGTGCCTAGTGTGGCCGAAATTGAGGCTAACATTCAACGGGCGCTCCGCGTGATCAAGCCGCGCCAATTTTGGATCAATCCCGATTGCGGGCTAAAGACCCGCCAAGAACCCGAAACTTTGGCGGCCTTAAAGAACATGGTCGCTGCTCGTAACGCAATTCAAGCTCAGCTCAATACGCCAACACATTAG
- the sat gene encoding sulfate adenylyltransferase: MEKVFGITPHGGKLINLEDFSAAALTEAEQLPSLTINAWTLSDLELIAIGGFSPLTGFMTSGDYHSVVKTMHLQNGVLWSVPITLPVDQATADTFELNQKIALKDKHGDIYGTLLVEDKYRPDKLLEAQNVYGTTETAHPGVKRLFETGDVYLGGHIKLLKQPSHGDFSDYYLEPIATRQLFHDLGWQTIVGFQTRNPIHRAHEYIQKLALENVDGLFLNPLVGETKADDIPATVRMASYQTILKYYYPQDRVRLVIYPAAMRYAGPKEAILHAIVRKNYGCTDFIVGRDHAGVGDYYGTYEAQELITSVESELGMHFFKFDNAFYCKKCEAMATSKTCPHSDADHISLSGTKVRQLLSAGVVPPKEVSRPEVAQVLIDGLKKQRTLGV, from the coding sequence ATGGAAAAAGTATTTGGTATTACGCCGCATGGTGGCAAATTGATTAATTTGGAAGATTTTTCAGCGGCAGCTTTGACTGAAGCCGAACAATTACCAAGTTTAACGATTAACGCTTGGACGTTATCAGATTTAGAATTAATTGCCATTGGTGGGTTTAGTCCACTGACAGGATTTATGACGAGTGGTGATTATCATTCAGTCGTCAAAACGATGCACCTGCAGAATGGTGTGCTTTGGAGTGTCCCCATCACATTACCAGTTGATCAGGCCACAGCGGACACTTTTGAGCTCAATCAAAAGATTGCGCTCAAAGATAAGCATGGCGACATTTATGGCACACTCTTAGTTGAAGATAAATATCGACCAGACAAACTATTAGAGGCGCAAAACGTTTATGGCACTACTGAGACCGCACACCCAGGTGTTAAGCGATTATTTGAAACTGGCGACGTGTATTTAGGCGGGCACATTAAGTTGCTGAAACAGCCTAGCCATGGTGATTTTAGTGATTATTATTTAGAACCCATTGCCACCCGTCAACTATTTCACGATTTGGGTTGGCAAACGATCGTTGGGTTTCAAACACGTAATCCCATTCATCGAGCCCACGAATATATTCAAAAATTAGCCTTAGAAAATGTTGACGGACTCTTTTTGAATCCTTTAGTGGGTGAAACGAAAGCCGATGATATTCCAGCAACCGTGCGGATGGCCAGTTATCAGACCATTTTGAAATATTATTATCCACAGGACCGTGTCCGCTTAGTCATTTATCCAGCAGCGATGCGGTATGCTGGGCCAAAAGAAGCCATCCTACATGCCATTGTCCGGAAAAATTATGGCTGTACCGATTTTATTGTCGGCCGTGATCATGCTGGCGTTGGCGACTATTATGGCACCTATGAAGCACAGGAACTGATTACTTCCGTGGAATCAGAACTTGGCATGCACTTTTTTAAATTCGACAATGCCTTTTATTGTAAAAAATGTGAAGCGATGGCGACGAGTAAAACTTGCCCACACAGTGACGCAGATCATATTTCATTAAGCGGGACCAAGGTGCGACAACTATTAAGTGCTGGCGTGGTCCCACCGAAAGAAGTTTCTCGTCCAGAAGTCGCTCAAGTCTTGATCGATGGCTTAAAAAAACAACGCACGCTGGGGGTGTAA
- a CDS encoding aryl-sulfate sulfotransferase translates to MRKKGLLTTLILVVLIAIGGVYGYQHHQNATTSSTSTTTSNVRSAAATKKDINTRLVKTEIEAQSSVTTTLKKAVADTSLNLDKMYTKVDPYGVSPLSAVAIFHTTKAAKVSYTVVGKSKGTSITNTESKYGTSHNLTILGLYADYNNTVNLKVTYKDGTTTTKTIHLKTAKLPTSLASVKINVTKSNKNKMALGTGNSKLTFMVRTTISGTNQAKNYSFGIDADGAIRWYTTKPTSHIFKQLTNGHLLIWTKSKNSHSYFDELVEMDYTGKVYKTYKFNHKSWGKAKGSKKQNHNQVHHDVTELPNGDLIATVSDGGRTYVEDTMIVISHKTGKITKVINMKNLLPTKFYTQYHATSSSKYMGKRDWFHQNSIYYDKTDDSLIISSRNQNLVMKIDYKTEKIKWILSSKKRSAWPKSYRKYLLKATGKISWPGGQHAAIVDPSSLGQKNSLNVLIFNNNIAVGETKSALKKSSGKYSEGVEYKINEKTKTIKQVSAYGKSLGKANFANIIGSNRYLSAANRLIDFGWLDGGKAANVIEYDTKTKEQVFNVKLTNLGSGGYVYRSERFSLYPTKHRYGINE, encoded by the coding sequence ATGCGTAAAAAAGGACTTCTGACCACGCTCATATTAGTGGTTTTGATTGCGATTGGCGGTGTTTACGGGTATCAGCATCACCAAAATGCAACGACGAGTAGCACCAGTACCACAACTAGCAACGTTCGTTCGGCTGCGGCCACAAAAAAAGATATTAACACGCGATTAGTGAAGACCGAAATCGAGGCACAAAGCTCAGTCACGACGACCTTGAAAAAGGCGGTAGCGGATACAAGTCTTAATTTGGACAAAATGTACACCAAAGTTGATCCCTATGGGGTTTCGCCGCTATCCGCAGTTGCAATTTTTCACACGACTAAAGCTGCAAAAGTGAGCTATACGGTCGTTGGTAAAAGTAAAGGAACTTCGATTACTAACACAGAGAGCAAGTATGGGACAAGCCATAATTTAACAATCTTAGGCTTATATGCCGATTATAATAATACGGTGAATTTAAAGGTGACTTATAAAGATGGCACAACGACCACCAAGACGATTCATCTGAAAACCGCTAAGCTACCTACATCTTTGGCGAGTGTGAAAATCAATGTCACGAAGTCGAATAAGAATAAAATGGCGTTAGGAACAGGAAATTCTAAATTAACGTTTATGGTACGAACGACTATTTCGGGGACCAATCAAGCTAAAAATTATAGTTTTGGGATTGATGCCGATGGCGCTATTCGTTGGTATACTACCAAGCCAACGTCGCATATATTTAAGCAATTAACTAATGGTCATTTATTGATTTGGACTAAGTCTAAAAATAGTCATTCTTATTTCGATGAATTAGTCGAAATGGATTACACTGGGAAAGTCTATAAAACCTACAAATTTAATCATAAATCGTGGGGGAAGGCGAAAGGGTCCAAAAAGCAAAACCATAATCAAGTTCATCATGATGTGACAGAGTTACCCAATGGTGATTTGATTGCCACCGTCTCGGATGGTGGTCGGACTTATGTGGAAGACACGATGATCGTGATTTCACATAAAACCGGGAAGATTACCAAAGTAATTAATATGAAGAACTTGTTACCAACTAAATTTTATACGCAGTATCATGCCACTAGTTCGAGCAAATATATGGGTAAGCGTGACTGGTTCCACCAAAACTCGATTTATTATGATAAAACGGACGATAGTTTGATTATTTCTAGTCGTAATCAGAATTTAGTGATGAAAATCGATTACAAGACGGAAAAAATCAAGTGGATCCTTTCTAGTAAAAAGCGGTCCGCTTGGCCGAAGTCCTATCGTAAGTATCTGCTGAAAGCGACTGGCAAAATTTCCTGGCCAGGTGGGCAACATGCCGCAATTGTTGATCCGTCAAGCTTGGGCCAGAAAAATTCATTGAATGTGCTGATCTTTAACAATAATATTGCGGTCGGTGAGACCAAGTCCGCGTTGAAGAAATCCTCTGGCAAGTATTCTGAGGGGGTCGAGTACAAAATTAATGAGAAGACCAAGACGATTAAGCAAGTGAGCGCGTATGGTAAATCGCTTGGTAAAGCCAATTTTGCCAATATCATTGGGTCAAATCGTTATTTGAGTGCGGCCAATCGCCTGATCGACTTTGGCTGGCTCGACGGTGGGAAAGCTGCCAATGTGATCGAATACGATACGAAGACGAAAGAACAAGTCTTTAATGTCAAATTGACCAATTTAGGTTCTGGTGGCTATGTGTACCGCTCTGAACGGTTCTCACTCTATCCAACAAAACATCGTTATGGCATTAATGAATAG
- the cysC gene encoding adenylyl-sulfate kinase, whose translation MIKSQNITWQPTKVTKAARQNLLGHKPAVLWFTGLSGSGKSTIAMAVEKRLFERGLNSYVLDGDNIRFGLNQNLGFTATDRQENIRRIGEVAKLFVDAGTITLTAFISPYRADRDQVRALLAADEFIEVFVDTPLAVCEQRDVKQLYAKARRGEIKGFTGVDAPYEAPLKPELTIDTSQQSLAQSVDQIIDYLQAKQYITAANAESQL comes from the coding sequence ATGATTAAATCTCAGAATATTACTTGGCAGCCGACAAAAGTGACCAAGGCGGCACGGCAAAATTTATTGGGACATAAGCCTGCCGTTTTATGGTTCACCGGGTTGTCTGGTTCAGGAAAGTCAACGATTGCGATGGCTGTCGAAAAACGACTCTTTGAAAGGGGCCTCAATAGTTATGTCCTCGATGGTGATAATATTCGGTTTGGCCTTAATCAGAATTTAGGTTTTACGGCCACCGACCGTCAAGAAAACATTCGGCGAATTGGCGAAGTTGCTAAGTTATTCGTGGATGCCGGGACGATTACCTTAACTGCCTTTATTTCCCCGTATCGTGCTGATCGTGATCAGGTACGTGCGCTACTGGCAGCCGATGAATTTATCGAAGTCTTCGTTGACACCCCCTTGGCCGTCTGCGAGCAACGGGATGTAAAACAGCTGTATGCCAAAGCACGCCGGGGCGAAATCAAAGGCTTTACGGGGGTCGATGCCCCTTATGAAGCCCCATTAAAACCGGAGCTAACGATTGATACCTCCCAACAATCGTTAGCTCAATCTGTTGATCAGATTATTGATTATTTGCAGGCCAAGCAGTATATTACAGCCGCCAATGCCGAGTCACAACTGTAA
- a CDS encoding bifunctional homocysteine S-methyltransferase/methylenetetrahydrofolate reductase, with product MDLRQALKQRVLVADGAMGTLLYGNYGIASAFENLNLTHPDTILRVHQSYLSAGADVIQTNTYAANRLKLTRYDLQDQVTAINQAAVKLSTKARAAADHPAYILGTIGGLAGDTDQTVLQATPATVAASLTEQLTALLATQQLDGILLETYYELPELLAALKTVKAQTDLPVITNVSMLAPGVLRDGTTFADAVIQLAAAGADVIGTNCRLGPYYLAQSFENLAIPATVKLAVYPNSGLPGTDQDGRVVYDGEPSYFEEYAERFRQLGLNLIGGCCGTTPLHTAALVRGLASRTIVPHAGQTAQPEPTPLAATIGRHTFLQKVATQKTALVELDPPKDFETTKFFKGAQRLKAAGVDGLTLSDNSLATVRIANTTIAAELKLNYGITPIVHLTTRDHNLIGLQSEIMGLHSLGIEDILAITGDPAKLGDFPGATSVGDVRSVELIKLIKQFNSGIGPTGKSLKQATDFRVAAAFNPNAYRTDVSTKSIERKISYGCDYIITQPVFDLANVDALAAALAAHQIHIPVFVGILPLVSKRHAEFLHHEVHGIRLPKSVLTRMAQAESDGNERAVGIQIAKDLIDGICARFNGVHIVTPFNRFKTVIELVDYVQAKNLTLTK from the coding sequence ATGGATTTACGACAAGCATTAAAACAACGAGTCTTAGTCGCGGATGGCGCGATGGGGACTCTGCTGTATGGTAATTACGGGATTGCATCGGCCTTCGAAAATCTGAATCTGACTCATCCAGACACGATTTTACGCGTCCACCAGTCCTATTTAAGTGCCGGAGCTGACGTCATTCAAACCAACACTTACGCCGCTAATCGTTTGAAATTAACGCGTTACGACTTGCAAGACCAAGTCACGGCCATTAATCAAGCCGCGGTCAAGTTGTCCACTAAAGCCAGAGCTGCCGCCGACCACCCCGCTTACATTTTAGGCACGATTGGAGGGCTCGCAGGTGATACGGATCAGACCGTTTTGCAAGCAACGCCCGCAACGGTCGCCGCCAGTCTGACGGAACAGTTGACCGCCTTATTAGCAACGCAGCAACTTGATGGCATTCTATTAGAAACTTACTACGAGTTACCCGAATTGTTGGCAGCGTTAAAGACCGTCAAGGCTCAGACAGACTTACCAGTCATCACGAACGTTTCAATGTTAGCGCCTGGGGTATTGCGTGATGGTACGACTTTTGCGGACGCGGTCATTCAATTAGCGGCCGCTGGAGCCGATGTCATCGGCACTAATTGTCGCTTAGGGCCCTATTACTTGGCTCAGTCATTTGAAAATTTAGCGATCCCAGCCACGGTAAAACTCGCGGTTTATCCTAATTCTGGACTTCCCGGTACTGATCAAGACGGGCGCGTGGTCTATGATGGCGAACCCAGTTATTTTGAAGAATATGCTGAGCGTTTCCGTCAACTAGGCCTAAATCTCATCGGCGGTTGTTGCGGGACTACCCCCTTACACACCGCCGCACTTGTACGTGGCCTAGCCAGTCGCACGATTGTGCCACATGCTGGTCAAACGGCACAACCAGAACCAACGCCACTGGCCGCCACGATTGGCCGGCATACTTTTTTACAAAAAGTTGCCACACAAAAAACGGCGTTGGTCGAACTCGACCCGCCGAAAGACTTTGAAACCACTAAATTTTTTAAAGGTGCGCAACGTTTGAAAGCCGCGGGCGTTGATGGCCTAACGCTCTCAGATAACTCCCTCGCCACGGTCCGTATCGCGAACACCACCATTGCCGCAGAACTTAAACTCAACTACGGCATTACCCCAATTGTCCATTTGACGACTCGTGATCATAATCTGATTGGCTTGCAATCTGAAATCATGGGCTTGCATAGTCTCGGCATCGAGGACATTCTCGCGATAACGGGTGACCCGGCCAAATTAGGTGATTTTCCCGGCGCAACTTCTGTCGGCGATGTTCGGTCGGTCGAACTGATCAAGCTTATTAAACAGTTCAATAGTGGCATTGGTCCCACTGGAAAGTCTTTGAAACAAGCGACCGATTTCCGGGTTGCCGCTGCCTTTAACCCAAATGCCTATCGTACCGACGTTTCAACTAAGTCAATTGAACGCAAAATAAGTTATGGTTGCGATTATATCATTACCCAACCCGTGTTCGATCTGGCTAATGTCGATGCGTTGGCAGCAGCGCTCGCAGCACATCAGATCCACATTCCGGTGTTTGTGGGCATCTTGCCACTCGTTTCGAAACGGCATGCCGAATTTTTACATCATGAAGTCCATGGCATCCGCTTACCAAAGTCAGTTTTGACACGGATGGCGCAGGCTGAAAGTGATGGTAATGAACGCGCCGTGGGCATTCAGATTGCCAAAGATTTGATTGATGGCATCTGTGCACGCTTCAACGGTGTCCACATCGTCACGCCATTTAATCGCTTTAAAACCGTCATCGAACTAGTCGATTACGTCCAAGCAAAAAATTTAACCTTAACCAAATAA